The following are encoded together in the Pleurocapsa sp. FMAR1 genome:
- a CDS encoding response regulator — MTTVLIVDDLGSIREFLKINLSSEPDIKIIGLADNGQSAIAQVGEHQPDIVLMDIEMPGNIDGIAATKVISNRFPKSKVLLLTSQDDRQQLNLGLQAGARGYILKNSSVKDIATIIRLTEKGFFQIGPILDNWNGSQHHSLQSDTYILKPQKIPSKVGVVVENNGANSAESADTSSMNHVLSNLTSGLFQLQETIRSQEDTIINLTNQYSQVQQEIKVKLKRDKHITSSGRVNSYRNGLMPRFASQRRQHLLFIASFLLGIFTVLIMMFLIMTLGSA; from the coding sequence ATGACTACAGTTCTAATAGTTGACGATTTGGGCAGTATAAGAGAGTTTTTAAAGATCAATTTATCTAGCGAACCAGACATAAAAATAATTGGTTTAGCAGATAATGGTCAAAGCGCGATCGCACAAGTAGGAGAACATCAGCCTGATATCGTGTTAATGGATATCGAAATGCCAGGAAACATAGACGGTATAGCCGCAACCAAAGTAATTTCTAATCGCTTTCCTAAGAGTAAAGTGCTGTTGTTAACTAGTCAAGATGATCGACAACAGTTAAACTTAGGGCTTCAGGCAGGTGCTAGAGGTTATATTTTAAAAAATAGTAGCGTTAAAGACATTGCAACCATTATCCGTTTAACTGAAAAAGGCTTCTTCCAAATTGGACCAATTCTCGATAATTGGAATGGTTCTCAACATCACAGTTTGCAGTCAGATACCTATATTTTGAAGCCTCAAAAAATCCCTAGTAAAGTTGGAGTAGTAGTTGAGAATAATGGTGCTAACTCAGCTGAGTCGGCTGATACATCGTCAATGAATCATGTTCTATCTAATCTAACTTCAGGTTTATTTCAACTACAGGAAACGATCAGATCCCAAGAAGATACTATTATTAACCTGACCAATCAGTATTCGCAAGTTCAACAAGAAATTAAAGTAAAGCTGAAAAGAGACAAGCATATTACTAGCAGTGGCAGAGTTAATAGCTATCGCAATGGCTTGATGCCTAGATTTGCCAGTCAAAGACGACAACACCTTTTGTTTATTGCTAGCTTTTTATTAGGAATTTTCACAGTATTAATTATGATGTTCTTAATCATGACTCTTGGTAGTGCTTAA
- the cysC gene encoding adenylyl-sulfate kinase, whose amino-acid sequence MNQRGVAVWFTGFSGAGKTTIADALTNELKSQGCQLEVLDGDEIRENLTKDLGFSKEDRDTNIRRIGFVAKLLARNGVIVLVPVISPYRAIREEMRANISSFIEVFVNAPLSVCEERDVKGLYEKARAGKIKQFTGIDDPYEPPTNPEVECRTDLEEISQSVDKIISKLKESGYLLG is encoded by the coding sequence ATGAATCAACGTGGAGTAGCCGTCTGGTTTACAGGATTTAGTGGTGCGGGCAAAACTACTATTGCTGATGCACTTACTAATGAACTAAAATCTCAGGGGTGTCAGCTTGAGGTTCTAGATGGCGACGAAATTAGAGAAAACTTAACCAAAGACTTAGGGTTTTCCAAGGAAGACCGAGATACCAACATTCGCAGAATTGGATTTGTTGCCAAACTCTTAGCTCGAAATGGAGTCATTGTTTTAGTTCCTGTAATTTCTCCCTATCGCGCTATTAGAGAAGAAATGCGAGCAAATATTAGTAGCTTTATAGAGGTATTTGTAAATGCTCCTCTTTCTGTTTGCGAAGAGCGGGATGTAAAAGGACTTTATGAAAAAGCCCGAGCAGGAAAAATCAAGCAATTTACTGGTATTGATGATCCTTACGAACCACCAACAAACCCTGAAGTAGAGTGTCGTACCGATTTAGAAGAAATATCCCAAAGCGTAGACAAAATAATTAGTAAACTAAAAGAATCGGGCTATCTCTTGGGGTAA
- a CDS encoding GNAT family N-acetyltransferase, producing the protein MKEINIRLATKQDLPILNHFYADMDEKPLMSEAEITAIWNQIEQVPNHYIYLACLEDKEIGTFSLLFMPTMMHRGFHRSAILDSVTISTAYWQKGFGKQMMQKALKISFDAGCYKVTLSSNLKRERAHKFYESLGFKQHGWSFSYSNSSR; encoded by the coding sequence ATGAAAGAGATTAACATTCGTCTGGCAACAAAACAAGATTTACCGATTCTCAATCATTTCTATGCTGACATGGATGAAAAACCATTGATGTCTGAGGCTGAAATAACAGCTATTTGGAATCAAATAGAGCAAGTTCCAAATCATTATATTTATCTGGCTTGTTTGGAAGATAAGGAGATAGGCACTTTTAGCTTATTATTTATGCCTACCATGATGCACCGAGGTTTTCATAGATCGGCTATCCTTGACTCAGTTACTATTTCTACTGCATATTGGCAAAAAGGCTTTGGCAAACAGATGATGCAAAAAGCATTAAAGATTAGTTTTGATGCAGGGTGTTATAAAGTCACTCTTTCTTCTAATCTAAAACGCGAGCGCGCTCACAAATTCTATGAATCCTTGGGTTTTAAGCAACACGGTTGGAGTTTTAGTTATTCAAACTCTTCAAGATAA
- the sodX gene encoding nickel-type superoxide dismutase maturation protease, with protein sequence MPILPEADYREFLWWLLRQRKRLKITGKSMLPLLQPGEEILVNPYSYHRTLPEINDIVVATHPLYLELTIIKRVKAIDNDGNCFLIGDNLAASTDSRHWGTLNYKYLMGRVTSRFG encoded by the coding sequence ATGCCTATTCTACCAGAGGCTGACTACCGTGAATTCTTATGGTGGCTGTTACGTCAAAGAAAACGCTTAAAAATTACTGGAAAATCAATGCTGCCTTTGTTACAGCCAGGTGAAGAAATTCTCGTCAATCCCTATTCCTATCACAGAACTTTACCTGAAATTAACGATATTGTAGTTGCAACTCATCCTTTATATTTAGAGTTAACCATAATCAAAAGAGTTAAAGCTATTGACAATGATGGCAACTGCTTTCTAATTGGCGATAATCTTGCAGCCAGTACAGATAGTCGTCATTGGGGTACGCTGAATTACAAATACTTAATGGGAAGGGTTACTAGTCGCTTTGGCTGA
- a CDS encoding VOC family protein yields the protein MINAPIFHLAIPINDITEAKQFYGASLGCEVGRENKAAVIFNFYGTQLVGHISHKKLNRQLGIYPRHLGLILPTKLDWQTVCDRATEKQLTFYEQPKLRFPQQLLEHYSFFIEDPFHNLLEFKYYSDSSVIFGGRESNLIGETAIQNKHSN from the coding sequence ATGATTAACGCGCCTATTTTTCATTTGGCTATACCGATTAACGATATTACTGAGGCAAAACAATTTTATGGAGCAAGTTTAGGCTGTGAGGTAGGTAGAGAGAACAAAGCAGCCGTAATTTTCAACTTTTACGGAACTCAACTGGTTGGTCATATCTCTCACAAGAAACTAAATAGACAATTAGGAATATATCCCCGACATTTAGGATTGATCTTGCCTACTAAACTAGATTGGCAAACAGTTTGCGATCGCGCTACTGAAAAGCAGCTTACATTTTACGAACAGCCAAAACTACGTTTTCCTCAGCAATTATTAGAACATTATAGTTTTTTTATCGAAGATCCTTTTCACAATCTACTGGAATTTAAATACTATAGCGATTCATCAGTAATCTTTGGTGGACGCGAATCAAATTTGATTGGCGAGACTGCTATACAAAACAAGCATAGTAACTGA
- a CDS encoding SWIM zinc finger family protein: MTNFEVEKQEWWVERWLELLSSYRFKKRLERGRSYAREGNVLIMDFNDSRAKATVQGSDAEPYKVSLSLQSFSNEDWDYVISKMSEKAIFSAQLLAGEMPETIEAVFTAGGLSLFPFTLNEVRSRCSCPDKANPCKHIAAVYYQLGDRFSEDPFIIFQLRGRTKNQIIERLRQLRSQKAAKIYSTAQSESAKVISSLTNTEKDTSAVVKGFWQYEEPLESSLVAIVPPTEQKTALDILGKMPLPPADAEAVQQYLAEVYQKAGQQALLSALNR; encoded by the coding sequence ATGACCAACTTTGAAGTAGAAAAGCAAGAATGGTGGGTAGAGCGATGGTTGGAGCTACTTAGTTCCTATCGCTTCAAAAAACGCCTAGAAAGAGGAAGAAGCTATGCTAGGGAGGGTAATGTTCTAATTATGGACTTTAATGACTCCCGTGCCAAGGCAACGGTGCAGGGAAGTGATGCTGAACCGTATAAAGTATCTTTGTCCTTACAGTCTTTTAGTAATGAAGACTGGGATTATGTGATCTCTAAAATGTCTGAGAAGGCAATTTTTTCAGCGCAGCTACTAGCAGGGGAAATGCCAGAGACTATTGAAGCTGTATTTACGGCTGGTGGCTTAAGCTTGTTTCCTTTTACCCTTAACGAAGTTCGCTCTCGCTGTAGCTGCCCCGACAAAGCCAATCCCTGTAAACATATTGCAGCAGTTTACTATCAATTGGGCGATCGCTTTAGTGAAGACCCCTTTATTATTTTTCAATTGCGAGGACGCACTAAAAACCAAATTATTGAGCGTTTACGTCAGTTACGTAGTCAAAAAGCAGCCAAGATATATTCTACTGCACAATCAGAATCAGCCAAGGTAATTAGCTCGCTCACCAATACAGAAAAAGACACATCTGCTGTTGTCAAGGGCTTTTGGCAATATGAAGAACCCTTAGAATCAAGTTTAGTGGCGATCGTGCCACCTACAGAACAAAAAACAGCTTTAGATATTTTAGGCAAAATGCCTTTACCTCCTGCCGATGCTGAAGCAGTTCAACAATATTTAGCTGAAGTATATCAAAAAGCAGGACAGCAAGCACTTCTGTCGGCATTAAACCGCTAA
- the rpmI gene encoding 50S ribosomal protein L35 produces MPKLKTKKSAAKRFRITGSGKKIMRRKAFKNHLLERKSKERTRRRLSSMTVVHETDEKAVRTMMPYS; encoded by the coding sequence ATGCCTAAGTTAAAAACTAAAAAATCCGCTGCCAAGCGTTTTCGTATTACTGGCAGTGGCAAGAAAATTATGCGTCGCAAGGCGTTCAAAAACCACTTATTAGAACGTAAAAGTAAAGAACGTACTCGCCGTCGTCTATCTAGCATGACTGTGGTACATGAAACTGACGAAAAAGCAGTACGCACAATGATGCCCTATAGCTAA
- a CDS encoding STAS domain-containing protein produces the protein MSSTKLRTEFTTFRPEGFLSAANASEFLEKLTTEIKSSVNPALLVNMEAVEFMDSAGLMVLIKAFRLAQSLGHRFGICSLAPSVRIMFELTQLDKAFEIFENQAAFQGAIAQ, from the coding sequence ATGAGCAGCACAAAGTTAAGAACAGAATTCACCACTTTTAGACCAGAAGGTTTCTTGAGTGCAGCCAATGCCTCAGAATTTCTAGAAAAATTAACTACAGAAATCAAATCTTCTGTAAACCCCGCTCTACTTGTAAATATGGAAGCAGTAGAGTTTATGGATAGCGCAGGATTAATGGTCTTAATCAAAGCTTTTCGCCTAGCTCAAAGCCTAGGGCATCGGTTTGGAATTTGTTCTCTGGCTCCTTCTGTACGCATAATGTTTGAGCTTACCCAATTGGATAAAGCTTTTGAAATCTTCGAGAATCAAGCTGCGTTTCAAGGAGCAATCGCTCAGTAG
- a CDS encoding phosphatase PAP2 family protein, whose protein sequence is MNIFDYSIISFFNQFAQRSVQFDQLVLLISDNVLLKGGFILALFCYAWFKEDSFKIVQRNREYILITILASSVGIVGARLLVLSLPFRLRPLHNPEIALQFPLKRDFLEGWSSFPSDHAILFFTLATGLFFVSRILGSIAIAHAIFVISLPRIYLGLHYPTDILAGALIGIGVALLVNRRKISSRITKLPMRLLDKNPSLFYSCFFVVDFEIAEMFNSLRNIAKVIFSLLSSFT, encoded by the coding sequence ATGAATATATTTGATTATTCAATTATTAGCTTTTTCAATCAATTTGCTCAACGATCTGTGCAGTTTGATCAACTAGTGTTACTTATTAGTGACAATGTGTTGCTAAAAGGCGGTTTCATTCTTGCTTTATTTTGCTATGCTTGGTTTAAGGAAGATAGCTTTAAGATCGTCCAAAGAAATCGTGAATATATTTTGATTACAATTTTAGCTAGTTCAGTGGGAATTGTTGGTGCCAGACTACTAGTTTTGTCGCTTCCTTTCCGATTAAGACCTCTACACAATCCTGAAATAGCACTGCAATTTCCTCTAAAAAGAGACTTTCTAGAAGGATGGAGTTCTTTCCCCAGCGATCATGCTATTTTATTTTTTACCTTGGCTACGGGTTTATTTTTTGTCTCGCGTATTTTAGGTAGTATTGCGATCGCTCACGCCATCTTCGTTATTTCTCTTCCCAGAATTTATCTTGGATTGCATTATCCAACTGATATCTTGGCAGGGGCTTTAATAGGCATTGGCGTAGCACTTTTAGTCAATAGAAGAAAAATTAGCAGCAGAATCACTAAACTGCCGATGCGCTTGTTAGACAAGAATCCTAGCTTGTTCTATAGCTGCTTCTTTGTTGTGGACTTTGAAATTGCCGAAATGTTTAATAGTTTGCGTAACATAGCTAAGGTGATATTCTCACTCTTGTCTAGCTTTACTTAA
- a CDS encoding DNA topology modulation protein — protein sequence MVAFQKFDQERIVIIGSCGAGKSTLARNLGQRLNLSVIHLDAYYWQSGWQETDQNKWQKIQQELIEANSWIIDGNYYNTTDIRLTAADTIIWLDFNRYLCLWRVIKRYLEYPDKVRPDMAVGCPERLNWEFLQYVWNFPKLHRHKIMNKLAEYQDSKQIIILQNPNQVFNLLEQVTNNFNKLI from the coding sequence ATGGTTGCTTTTCAAAAGTTTGATCAAGAACGTATAGTGATAATTGGTTCTTGTGGTGCAGGTAAATCTACCCTAGCAAGAAATTTAGGACAACGGCTTAATTTGTCAGTTATTCATTTGGATGCTTATTATTGGCAATCAGGATGGCAAGAAACAGATCAAAACAAATGGCAAAAAATACAGCAAGAATTAATTGAAGCGAATAGCTGGATCATTGACGGAAATTATTACAATACAACAGATATCCGTTTAACAGCAGCAGACACTATTATCTGGCTGGATTTCAATCGTTATTTATGTTTATGGCGAGTTATAAAACGATATTTAGAGTATCCTGACAAGGTAAGACCAGATATGGCTGTAGGATGTCCTGAAAGATTGAACTGGGAATTTTTGCAGTATGTCTGGAATTTTCCTAAGCTACATCGTCACAAAATTATGAATAAGTTAGCTGAATATCAAGACAGCAAGCAAATTATTATTCTGCAAAATCCCAATCAGGTATTCAATTTGCTAGAGCAAGTAACTAATAACTTCAACAAGTTAATTTGA
- the rplT gene encoding 50S ribosomal protein L20, producing the protein MSRVKRGNVARKRRKKILKLAKGFRGSHSKLFRIANQQVMKALRNAYRDRRKRKRDFRRLWITRINAAARMHDLSYSKFTYQLKKAEVGLNRKMLAQLAMVDPQAFEKVVEVAKSAD; encoded by the coding sequence ATGAGTAGAGTCAAACGGGGCAATGTTGCCCGCAAACGTCGCAAGAAAATATTAAAGCTAGCAAAAGGCTTTCGTGGTTCACATTCCAAGCTATTTCGCATTGCTAATCAGCAGGTAATGAAGGCATTGCGTAATGCTTATCGCGATCGCCGTAAACGCAAACGTGATTTTCGTCGCCTTTGGATTACCCGCATCAATGCAGCAGCCAGAATGCACGACTTAAGCTACAGTAAGTTTACTTATCAGCTAAAGAAAGCTGAAGTAGGTTTAAATCGCAAAATGTTGGCACAGTTAGCAATGGTAGATCCACAAGCTTTTGAAAAAGTTGTTGAAGTAGCTAAATCAGCAGATTAA